Below is a genomic region from Ictalurus punctatus breed USDA103 chromosome 12, Coco_2.0, whole genome shotgun sequence.
aagagatcatggatgtggcaacaaagatcgcctgttctatacgtgctagatcacttcaaagacggctgttccgtgcgcatctggagaaggcagactgtgaccaatcagctcctgctacacactgacgcgagatggcttagtaggggtaaattcctgcagagatttcgagagctctgtccggagataagcgagtttctttttgctgttattcaTGCAGAATACACCCAGGTCAATAATGATCAGTGGCTGCTGGACTTGGAatttttaaccgatctgaccaacATGTTAAATGAGCTTAATTTGGAGCTGGTCAATACGATCAGCtcagttaatgcctttaaacggaaaatgcaacttctgttctcaaagctgcagcgccatgtttttgggaacttccaaaacctcgcgtcagatctggagacgcagcggaaggcttgtgtgcagtttaacattgcacgctacacggagcagattgacagctgtcggtcagagtttgacagacgctttcaagactttgctttactGGTGCCATTCTccacattcatgtgctacccgtttagggacaatgttgaggttgattcactcgcatcgaaaattgcaacgctgtttcacctgaactcgtctgaagtggaggatgagattttgaaactacagactgacattGAGCTGAAGTCCAGGGCGCATAGACAGTTTTGGAACTTACTCACAGAggaaaagtacccaaacatgaggaaatgtgccacctccttgactgcattatttggctctacttatttatgtgagtcagccttttcacacatgaagatcattaagtccaaataccgttccacaatgactgatcatcatttggaggcctgtttgaggctggctaccagcagctactgtccggactatgcaaccctggctgactgtgtgtgtgtgtatatatttgaagtatactcataaatatatattatatattttatatatatatatatatatatatatatatatatatatatatatatatatatatatatatatatatatatatatatatatttcacattttttgtgcaggtagatctctttgactggtcCTGTTAAAAGTAGCTTGCAAGCCAAAAATGTGTGGGCACTcctgatctatagtatcaaaagctgcactaaggtcgagtaacacaagcagcgagacacaaccctgatcagaggtcagtagaaggttgtttactactttaactaacgctgtctctgtgttatgatgaggtctaaatcctgactgatacatttcctgaatgttattcctaagtactaagtacgagcataactgctgtgctacaaccttttctaaaatcttagagatgaaggggagatttgatataggtctatagctggacagttgagggggatcaaggtcaggttttttaatcaggggtgtaataactgctaatttaagtgatttaggtacatagccagtgcttagggaagaattgatgtatttaaaagtggttcaattactcctggacaaatctgtttaaagagacatgtaggtacaggatctggtatgcaagttgatgaattggctgaagagattaatgaagctagttcggtctctctaagaagagtaaaacactctaaacattgatctgatattgctatattatcatcaaATGAGTTTGTTacaatactgtctggttttaatttaatagcctgaatttcacatctaatattttcaatcttaacaatgaaaaatttcatgaaatcttcactgctatgtaacgATTGAGCCTTTCTCTCTGTattggttttattcctagttaattttgctactgtgttgaaaagtaatctagaattgtttttgttatctcctattaaaagattttctatatttcagtaggctctccttccatgctgtttggaatatcaccaatttggtttgacgccatttacgttctaattgtcaagtggtctgttttaaggtacgcgtttgatcgttataccagggtgctagctttttctctctaaataattttcttttgagtggagccactctatctagcgtgtagcggagtgttgactctaagttttcagtcgcctgatcgagttctaacggatcagacggtgatccaaatataattgatgtctctgggaggttatttacgaagctcggtgcagtaacTGATGTGAAAGTATGTTTTATGCgatagcgaggcgaggtggaaatattatgatcaatatgtattATGCACGAGAttagataatggtctgagacaacttcagactgcagaaaaattacaatattttctatatttaatccatatgttagtatcaggttAAGAGTgcgaccaccattatgagtagttccgattacgttctgattaatccctactgaatctaagatggacacaaccgctgggTCTTCCACGTTAtcaaagtgaatattaaaatcaccaacGATTAATTCTTTATCtatagacacaaccaggtttgagataaagtctgcaaattcactacgaaattcagtatatggccctgggggtctgtaaataataattagagaaattgacttattttttgtgcctacataagttatgctggtataaagaatttcaaatgaattaaatttatgactaggtttttgtgtgacgactagattttgactatggatgagtctaacacctcctcctctaaaAGTTGAACGAGGCTGGCTTCATTTAGGATGAATGAAGCCTTCAttcaggaggactggcttcatttaatgctacatactcgtttggtttaatccaagtttccgttaaacacattaaattacattcctgatcagtaataatgtcgttaacaataagagccttagacgcaagagatctaatgtttaatagtcctagctgcagattaaaggtgctggatgtgcattcagtatgatctaattttatgttaattaggttactaagaCAGACATTCCGAtattgtttgtgtatttgtacagctcggggaacagacacagtctctatagtatgtactacaggtgttggactattaattgaacattgcttatgatgaacgTTGTTATTGTGGGAAGATGAGCTTATGGTagacagtcacttggagtgtaacGTCTTGGAGGtgttgtcagacagcagttccgctccgaggctgctggggtgcaggccatcaggacgaaacaacctaggacgctcccagaacagattccagttattaacaaacaccagattctgttCACTACACCAAGAAACCAACCAGTTATTTAaagctagaagtctactgaactttttggctccacgtctgtatgagggaagaggtccagaaacgatgatcttcgcggtgggtgatctgcctcgtaccgtttcgatcaggctggagaagtgcctcttcagaacctccgtctgtcGCAGCCTGATGTCGTTTGTCCCCGCGTGcggcacaaccgctccaatgcgctcgtccttcttcaggatcccagatacctgcgcagcgacatcaaggacacgagcaccagaaaagcagtgtgtgtacacCTTACCTGTTGTTGAAGCGACGCGGATGtttcgcacaatggagtccctgACGATCACAGCGTTTCGTCTGGTCTGACGGAGAGGGgtgaagcggttcctggttggaatctcgaacatcGGAGGCGGAGAGGTCCTCGCCTGCGGTCCAGCCCGGCGGTCCGGCGTGATGGAAAAGCCCTGGGCTGGAAAAGTCCtgggtgcacggtccctgcacagagaaacacactgcgtagaggggctgggagtggaaatatcACGCTGCGTGCTTACCTTGGATGTGtaggcagaggcacaagatatTTCCAGTGCAGTtcgtcgctccagcagctgggcctgcttgtcgagtaggccgcggatctgcttctccacatcctccagttccaacagcaccatgtgaagctcgagcgagtcctcatctgcactcaaaagtGGAgaaacagcagacatatttgctttttaaacaaaacagcgGCAAATAAGATAGAcgtgaaatgtaaacaaggctagcggtaagatgatgctagcgggctacaagctagCCGCGGATGTTTGTAAGAACCGATCAAATTTAGCGACAGcacaacgttacgattgttttatctaaaataatctcagttatatttgtataacgtaaggtaagtAATTTTTTTCGACCTAAAAAGATATAGCAGGACAAAAGCACAGTGTCAAATCACTTTATaccaataataattaataagaaaTAATTTAGAAAGCCCAACACAGAACATTTAAATGACCGCTATTTCATCTAACGACCCCTGTTTGAATATCTGCCTTGCGTTTAATCATGGCGTATAAAACAAGGCAGGCGTACTCATTCCCAGCAGTAATATGAGTATGTGCACAGTCTCtacatgctgttatagtaatCACTGGTGAGATCTGATACCGCAATGTGGCGTTCAACTGCCAAGTAATCGATTACATTTAAGGCTGCCACAGCCAACTAAGGTTTGTGGGAAATACAGTGCTACTCGGAAATGATTACAGTTTACGAAATCCTGACTTGTAGACCTTGATGTTGAAACAATTTTTAATATGGTTTATTAAAAGACCTGGGtcctgggtaaaaaaaaaaaaatgggtcaagcccaaaatggcaaaatgttaAGCTTTTATTGGTTTTAACAACAATTCATTGTTCAGGAAATGAGTGAGAACTCAACAAAGAGATAAAGTAAGTTAGTATGGAATAGCTTTTCCTTTTAATTAAGAAGAAAATCTGTAAGAATTGTGGGTAAACCTGCAGACAgcattttatgatttattttttctaattatatttattttatttttttagtttattttaattttgaacaCCCAGACATGTGTTAGTTGGACTTGTACATCAAACGTTTTAATAATGatcatgattttacctttgcATAAAAGAAgactaaaaaacattttagaaagtttttttcttcaatcGTGTCCTTCATGTTTGAAGTATACTGTAAAGATATTTCTGGCATACAAATTACAAGAAGAACAAGGAGGACTACACTAGTCGAGTTCTATTTGTTGGGACTTGTATCATTGTacatcacatatacatacaccagttagttatatacagtgtgtatgagGAAAATATTGTACTCAAATAAAACTGTAAAGCATcccagcaaaaaataaaaagaagctaAATATCAAAAAttgcatgttttattcattatacaCAGACATTTTTGAACTTTTTCTATGACGGATGTCAACAATTTTAGCGTTTACTCAATTATTTGTTGCTTATTCACGGATCTAAAAGTAATAAAACGAATGATAATACAAGTAATGCttgtttttctaatcttcatCACTCTATTCATCTCTGCGGTATGCGGGGTTTTTTTGGTCTTCTCTTCTCAGCTTGTGCACATAGTTGGCAAGAAATGATATGGGAAGCGAATACGTCTCCCAGGTAATGTAGCAATTTTCCTGTATAGTTGTGGGGGGTTagagaactgagagagagagagagagacagagagagagagagcgtgcacGTGCATTTATCTCCAGCCCAAACAGGAGTCATCACAGGTTGTGCTAAATGGCCCAGCATGTGCAGAAAGTTATTTTCTAACTGGGTGCCTCTCCCTGTACATGCATCTGATAGAAAACTTCCCACGGCTACAGCGGGCCGCTAACAAGATGCTCTCCCTTCACTTCCTCTCTTTCGTCATGGACAGTTTATTCCAATATTTTCCCCTTTCCCGTAAAAAGTTCAGGTTTGAAAATAATTGAAAGTGTGTTATTTTTCCTCCCTAAGTAACTTCTATGAaactaaaatagaaaaaaaagaaaaactgactGCATTGCATGTGGCATATCTGTGAATTTACTTAATGCTTCTGTTGCTCTGAGAATGGCAGCCAGGCGGAGCAGAATCCCAATTAAATTATCTAAAGAAGAAAGAGCAAATAAGCGCTTTAAAACTCCGAGGACGCTTCAGTAGGACCAGACTTACAGTGCTATTCCTCCTTCTTGTAACTGCATACCTTAGCTATtaatttcactgtagttactgaatagcATGCTTTAACTGTAATGAATAACTGCATGTTTATGGAGCTAAAGGAATACATAGTGGAAATGGATGTCTTTTGAGATTGAGTACATTGTAATTGAGTATCAGTTACATTTTTCCTCATGTTAGCaacatgttaatgttaaagagcggctgtggatcaggtggtacagcgggttgtacactaattgtagggttggaggtttgattcccagcctaCACgtctccacatgccaaagtgtccttgggcaagacactgaaccccaagttgctcccgattgcaagttagcgccttgcatggcagctctgctaccattggtgtgtgagtgtgtgtgtgtgaatgggtgaatgagacacagtgtaaagcgctttggataaaagagctatacaagtgtgccatttaccatttaaggTTGGACATGTTAAGGAATGACACACAACAGACTGTGCTCCTGTACAGAAATAACGAATGCCAGCACTGTGGTTCAGGTGGCAgagagggttgtccactaatcgtagggttagaTTCCTAGCCCACATGAGTCCACATGCCGAAGtctccttgggcaagacactgaaccccaagttgcccccgatggcaagttagcgccttgcatggcagctctgctaccattggattgtgagtgtgtgtgaatgaaaacCAGTggaaagcactttgtagaaccgataaggttaaaaaagcgatATTTAATTGCAGACTATTTACCACTATACGCAAGCAAAGCATTATTTTCACGCGTTATTGCACTTATACGCAGACTGGACGCAGCTGGAATGTATTGAGGGCCTTTTGTTTCCACTGGATCACTTGCCCTAAATGAAATCGAGACaataaggttttcatttgactcaccctTGTAGAATGCTAGTCATGAacgt
It encodes:
- the LOC128634117 gene encoding uncharacterized protein LOC128634117; translation: MLMTCQSASSYSTHNPTRPTNMAPTGLLLFVQVFLGDEDSLELHMVLLELEDVEKQIRGLLDKQAQLLERRTALEISCASAYTSKVSTQRDISTPSPSTQCVSLCRDRAPRTFPAQGFSITPDRRAGPQARTSPPPMFEIPTRNRFTPLRQTRRNAVIVRDSIVRNIRVASTTGKVYTHCFSGARVLDVAAQVSGILKKDERIGAVVPHAGTNDIRLRQTEVLKRHFSSLIETVRGRSPTAKIIVSGPLPSYRRGAKKFSRLLALNNWLVSWCSEQNLVFVNNWNLFWERPRLFRPDGLHPSSLGAELLSDNTSKTLHSK